In Pleurocapsa sp. PCC 7319, the following are encoded in one genomic region:
- a CDS encoding lysophospholipid acyltransferase family protein, translating to MSQKSKFTDINGRSLDARNPELIESFMPLWEWFYRYYFRVKTDGWHHIPNQGQVLLVGSHNGGLATPDMVMSMYDWFRRFGTQRPIYGLMHSSVWSVNPRLARLGEQTGAIAAHPKMAIAALKSGASVLVYPGGAQDVFRPYTQRNQINLAGRKGFIKLALREKVPIVPIISHGAHDTIFVLGDIYELVKQLHQWGMPWLFDTDPEVFPIYLGLPWGIGIGPLPNIPLPVQIHTRVLPPIVFPQNGQQAARDRAYVDQCYELVVNTMQEGLDQLITDY from the coding sequence ATGAGTCAAAAAAGTAAATTCACCGATATCAATGGGCGGTCGTTAGACGCCAGAAATCCGGAATTGATTGAGTCTTTTATGCCATTGTGGGAGTGGTTTTATCGCTATTATTTTCGTGTAAAAACTGATGGCTGGCATCATATTCCCAATCAGGGTCAGGTGTTACTAGTCGGTTCACACAACGGTGGATTGGCAACTCCTGACATGGTAATGAGTATGTACGATTGGTTTCGTCGTTTCGGTACCCAAAGACCAATCTATGGCTTAATGCATAGTAGTGTTTGGTCAGTGAATCCTCGATTAGCTAGACTGGGAGAGCAAACAGGAGCGATCGCCGCTCACCCCAAAATGGCGATCGCCGCCTTGAAAAGCGGGGCTAGTGTCTTAGTTTATCCAGGAGGCGCACAAGATGTATTTCGTCCCTATACTCAGCGGAACCAAATAAATCTAGCTGGGAGAAAAGGTTTTATCAAATTAGCATTGCGAGAAAAAGTACCAATTGTGCCGATTATTTCTCACGGCGCACACGATACGATATTTGTCTTAGGAGATATTTATGAGCTAGTTAAACAACTTCATCAGTGGGGAATGCCTTGGTTATTTGATACAGACCCCGAAGTATTTCCTATCTACCTTGGTTTACCTTGGGGAATTGGCATTGGTCCTCTTCCTAATATTCCCTTACCAGTACAAATTCACACTCGTGTCTTGCCACCAATTGTCTTCCCCCAAAATGGTCAACAAGCAGCACGCGATCGCGCTTATGTCGATCAATGTTATGAATTAGTGGTTAACACCATGCAAGAGGGATTAGATCAATTAATTACTGATTACTGA
- a CDS encoding YdiU family protein — MKPNLNPFLNLEYEPVMEKLGDDYYDVVAAAEFPAHFLRYRNDLLLPLIGLEATSISDADFIEAFGKFQGVRPYLALRYHGYQFGAYNPFLGDGRGFLYGQVRDVNGNLVDLGTKGSGRTPYSRSADGRLTLKGGVREVLAAEALHQLGVKTSRCLSLIETGESLWRGDEPSPTRSSVMVRFSSSHIRFGTFERLHYIQRPDYITKLLDSVIAVYYPDIPETEDKYSQFYAALVNRTAELAAQWMAAGFCHGVLNTDNMSITGESFDYGPYAFIPTYNPRFTAASFDYGGRYSYGNQPHICKFNLEMLQLPLAMVTEQSNLEAGLAQYDDCYQKYYQKLMLQKLGFEASEPLFTIELLAQTIELLRDTEISYHGFFAELAQGFNYGWREDSNLILENATFNHQINSIWRDLYHKCLNQLPAAEMEKIGDRLTFNNPQTALLRTVIESVWQSISEDNNWQPFYDLISKLQTKE, encoded by the coding sequence ATGAAACCCAATCTCAATCCTTTCTTGAATCTTGAATACGAACCAGTGATGGAGAAATTGGGAGATGATTATTACGATGTAGTAGCTGCTGCCGAGTTTCCGGCACATTTTTTACGTTATCGCAACGACTTACTATTGCCATTGATAGGTTTAGAGGCAACTTCAATCAGTGATGCCGATTTTATCGAAGCATTTGGTAAGTTTCAGGGAGTACGTCCTTATTTAGCTTTACGCTATCACGGCTATCAATTTGGCGCTTATAATCCCTTCCTCGGGGATGGCAGAGGTTTTCTATACGGACAGGTTAGAGATGTAAATGGAAATCTTGTCGATCTGGGAACCAAAGGTTCGGGGAGAACACCCTATTCCCGAAGTGCAGATGGTAGATTAACCCTCAAAGGGGGAGTCAGAGAAGTTTTAGCTGCTGAAGCTTTGCACCAATTAGGAGTCAAGACTTCTCGCTGTTTAAGTTTAATTGAAACGGGAGAATCTCTCTGGCGGGGCGATGAGCCTTCCCCGACTCGTTCTTCAGTGATGGTCAGATTTAGTAGTTCTCATATCCGCTTTGGTACTTTTGAGCGATTACACTACATTCAGCGTCCAGATTATATTACTAAGCTTTTAGATAGTGTTATTGCTGTTTATTATCCCGATATTCCTGAGACAGAAGATAAATATAGTCAATTTTATGCAGCATTAGTTAACAGAACTGCTGAGCTGGCAGCGCAGTGGATGGCGGCTGGTTTTTGTCATGGTGTATTGAATACTGATAATATGTCGATTACAGGGGAGAGTTTTGATTATGGTCCCTATGCCTTTATTCCGACTTATAATCCTCGGTTTACCGCAGCAAGTTTTGATTATGGTGGGCGGTATAGTTATGGCAATCAACCACATATCTGTAAATTTAATTTAGAGATGCTGCAATTACCTCTGGCAATGGTTACTGAGCAATCAAATTTAGAGGCTGGCTTAGCACAATACGATGACTGTTATCAGAAGTATTACCAAAAATTGATGCTGCAAAAATTAGGATTTGAGGCATCTGAACCATTATTTACCATTGAATTACTTGCTCAAACTATCGAGCTATTAAGAGATACAGAAATTAGTTATCATGGCTTTTTTGCCGAACTAGCCCAAGGATTTAATTATGGTTGGCGAGAAGATAGTAATTTAATTTTAGAAAATGCGACGTTTAATCATCAAATTAACTCTATATGGCGTGATTTATATCATAAGTGTCTCAATCAACTGCCAGCAGCAGAAATGGAAAAAATAGGCGATCGCCTTACATTTAATAATCCTCAGACTGCCCTTCTTAGAACAGTTATTGAATCTGTTTGGCAATCAATTTCCGAGGATAACAACTGGCAACCATTTTATGATTTGATTAGTAAATTACAAACTAAAGAATAA
- a CDS encoding SDR family oxidoreductase, whose product MKIFVAGATGQTGKHIVRQLIERNVPVKALVRDTEAAKAILPPTTELIVGDVLKPTTFEDHLADCNVLICATGASPSLDPTGPYQVDYQGTKNLVNAAQAKNLEHFILVSSLCVSKFFHPLNLFWLILYWKKQAESYIQSSGIPYTIVRPGGLKNESNSEPIVMSGADTLFDGSIPRPKVAQVCVEAIFQPEAKSKIVEIVTNSEAESKTWEKLFSQVP is encoded by the coding sequence ATGAAAATATTTGTTGCAGGAGCTACAGGGCAAACGGGCAAACATATTGTCAGACAGTTGATAGAAAGAAACGTTCCCGTCAAAGCTTTGGTCAGAGATACAGAAGCAGCTAAGGCTATATTGCCTCCTACAACAGAATTAATCGTCGGCGACGTACTAAAACCAACCACCTTTGAAGATCACCTTGCTGATTGTAACGTTTTGATCTGTGCCACTGGTGCTAGCCCGAGTTTAGATCCCACAGGTCCTTATCAAGTTGATTATCAAGGCACCAAAAATTTAGTCAATGCAGCTCAAGCCAAAAACTTAGAGCATTTTATTTTGGTTTCTTCCCTCTGTGTCTCCAAGTTTTTTCATCCTCTAAATTTATTTTGGTTAATTTTGTACTGGAAAAAACAAGCCGAATCCTACATTCAATCTAGTGGTATTCCCTATACGATAGTCAGACCAGGAGGTTTGAAAAACGAATCAAATTCTGAGCCAATTGTGATGTCCGGTGCTGATACTCTTTTTGATGGTAGTATTCCTCGCCCTAAAGTTGCTCAAGTATGTGTAGAAGCAATATTTCAGCCAGAAGCAAAATCAAAAATTGTCGAGATAGTTACCAATTCTGAAGCAGAAAGCAAAACTTGGGAAAAGTTATTTAGCCAAGTACCCTAA
- a CDS encoding glycoside hydrolase family protein encodes MQLINQASKIIYLGCLILILSKLGGHISKSQTLVYIQSSRQLLSKLSQHWHQRHSSSVPNTNFIPSLHRTQPLVMSGGDPYIRALMRTITASEANVKRPYNVIYGGQHIEDLSRHPEVCVSIVAGPNKGKCTTAAGRYQMLDFTWSEQAQRYHPNPSGFWRWKTYSFEAEYQDVVVHDWLSDSNAWGTSIPQQLRQGEITQVLKLLSGTWTSLGYGIETNSMSNYLPQIYQNMLQEELS; translated from the coding sequence ATGCAACTAATTAATCAAGCTAGTAAAATTATCTATCTCGGATGTCTAATCTTAATCCTGTCAAAATTGGGAGGGCATATCAGTAAATCTCAAACACTAGTTTATATACAAAGCTCTCGGCAATTGTTGAGCAAACTTTCTCAACATTGGCACCAAAGACACTCCTCTTCAGTACCAAATACAAATTTTATTCCTAGTCTTCATCGTACCCAACCATTAGTAATGAGCGGTGGAGATCCTTATATCAGAGCTTTGATGCGAACTATTACTGCCAGCGAAGCTAATGTCAAACGTCCTTATAACGTAATTTATGGTGGTCAACACATTGAAGATCTCAGCCGCCATCCTGAAGTATGTGTTTCAATCGTGGCTGGTCCAAACAAGGGAAAATGTACTACTGCGGCAGGACGTTACCAGATGCTAGATTTTACCTGGAGCGAACAAGCACAAAGATATCATCCTAATCCTTCGGGCTTCTGGCGATGGAAAACCTATAGTTTTGAGGCAGAATATCAAGATGTAGTAGTTCATGACTGGTTAAGTGATTCAAATGCTTGGGGAACTAGTATTCCTCAGCAATTACGACAAGGAGAAATAACTCAGGTACTGAAGCTACTTTCTGGTACGTGGACTAGCTTAGGATATGGAATTGAAACTAACTCGATGAGCAACTACTTACCTCAAATCTATCAAAATATGTTACAAGAGGAGCTAAGTTAA
- a CDS encoding DUF1997 domain-containing protein, whose product MHSKLIARPQNTFLEISTPDAMQLTYIAEQQRTFVFEVSFNGRMDMYSDSDTVAEYLNAHEGWFCRCAQPMKVESLGDNGYVLTVGKYGSFGYEVEPKIGVVLNPPVGKVYQMHTIPLSDYEAPGYKVNYQASMELNEMPVDNQEIATNKFFSKKQVLPRTITQVNWKLDLAVEVEFPKFIHKLSSSLIQSTGDRVLGQIVRQISPRLTYKVQQDFHESHNLPIPPKNSRQLNKVIKSDQHAA is encoded by the coding sequence ATGCACTCAAAATTGATCGCTCGCCCACAAAATACATTCTTAGAAATTTCTACACCTGATGCTATGCAACTTACTTATATTGCAGAACAACAAAGAACATTTGTCTTTGAGGTTAGCTTCAATGGACGAATGGATATGTATAGCGATTCAGATACAGTTGCTGAATATTTAAATGCCCATGAAGGCTGGTTTTGTCGTTGTGCCCAACCGATGAAAGTTGAATCTTTGGGAGATAATGGATATGTTTTAACTGTAGGTAAATATGGTTCTTTTGGTTACGAGGTGGAACCTAAGATCGGAGTGGTTTTGAATCCACCTGTAGGCAAAGTTTACCAGATGCACACTATTCCTCTTTCTGACTACGAAGCTCCAGGATATAAGGTAAACTACCAGGCATCAATGGAGTTAAATGAGATGCCTGTAGATAATCAAGAAATAGCAACAAATAAGTTTTTCTCGAAAAAACAGGTTTTGCCTAGAACTATTACTCAAGTAAATTGGAAGTTAGATTTAGCGGTAGAAGTGGAATTTCCTAAATTTATTCACAAGCTATCTTCTTCTTTAATTCAATCTACTGGCGATCGCGTATTGGGGCAAATAGTCCGTCAAATCTCCCCTCGCCTGACATATAAAGTACAGCAAGATTTTCATGAAAGTCATAACTTACCTATACCACCAAAAAATAGTAGACAACTGAATAAAGTTATTAAATCCGATCAACATGCTGCTTGA
- a CDS encoding DUF4079 domain-containing protein, whose protein sequence is MAIEIPDAIKTWSQFGHPLLMWVLLGITVYALYLGIQSSKIRSADKETRKELVKKNFTQRHHKMGSLLLALMVLGNIGGMAITYINNGKLFVGPHLLAGLSMVGLIAVSASLVPYMQKGNSLARNTHVSLNVLLLGLFGWQAVSGMQILQKIVDRMMS, encoded by the coding sequence ATGGCAATAGAAATTCCCGATGCGATCAAAACCTGGTCACAGTTCGGTCATCCTTTATTAATGTGGGTGTTGTTAGGTATTACTGTTTACGCCCTATACTTAGGAATTCAAAGTTCTAAAATTCGTAGTGCCGATAAAGAAACCAGAAAAGAATTAGTTAAGAAAAATTTTACTCAAAGACACCACAAAATGGGTTCACTGCTTTTAGCCTTAATGGTGTTGGGTAATATAGGCGGGATGGCTATAACCTATATCAATAATGGCAAACTTTTCGTAGGTCCACATCTTTTGGCAGGATTGAGCATGGTTGGTTTAATTGCCGTATCAGCGTCTTTAGTCCCCTATATGCAAAAAGGTAATAGCCTGGCTCGCAACACTCATGTTTCTCTGAATGTTTTGCTTTTGGGATTGTTTGGTTGGCAAGCAGTAAGTGGAATGCAAATATTACAAAAAATCGTTGATCGTATGATGTCTTAA
- a CDS encoding LL-diaminopimelate aminotransferase, with translation MATINDNYLKLKAGYLFPEIARRVNAFATENPDAPIIKLGIGDVTEPLPAACREAIIKATHEMGDRATFKGYGPEQGYLWLRDKIAQQDFQARDCDIDASEIFISDGSKCDCGNILDIFGKDNKIAVTDPVYPVYVDTNVMAGHTGEADETGKYEGLVYLPISADNDFTAEIPTEKVDLIYLCFPNNPTGATATKEHLKAWVDYARQHGSLILFDAAYEAYITDPNLPHSIYEIDGAKDCAIEFRSFSKNAGFTGTRCALTVVPQNLTGQATDGSDVKLWQLWNRRQSTKFNGVSYIVQRGAEAVYSEAGQAQIKKLISFYLENAKIIREQLTAAGIQVYGGVNAPYVWVKTPNGLSSWDFFDKLLLNCNVVGTPGSGFGAAGEGYFRISAFNSRDNVNEAMKRISEKF, from the coding sequence ATGGCAACGATTAACGATAACTATCTCAAACTCAAAGCAGGATATCTGTTTCCCGAAATTGCAAGAAGAGTCAACGCTTTTGCAACAGAAAATCCCGATGCACCGATTATCAAGCTAGGAATTGGGGATGTTACCGAACCTTTACCCGCAGCTTGTCGTGAGGCAATTATTAAGGCTACCCATGAGATGGGCGATCGCGCTACTTTTAAAGGGTATGGTCCCGAACAAGGTTATCTTTGGTTAAGAGACAAAATTGCGCAACAAGACTTTCAGGCTCGCGATTGTGACATCGATGCCTCAGAAATCTTTATCTCAGATGGGTCTAAATGTGATTGTGGGAATATCCTAGATATTTTTGGTAAAGACAATAAGATTGCTGTTACCGATCCTGTGTATCCTGTATATGTTGATACTAACGTCATGGCAGGTCATACAGGAGAAGCAGATGAAACTGGTAAATATGAAGGTTTAGTTTATCTCCCCATCAGTGCCGACAACGACTTTACAGCAGAAATTCCTACGGAAAAAGTAGACTTAATTTATCTTTGCTTCCCCAATAACCCCACGGGGGCAACTGCTACTAAAGAACACCTAAAAGCTTGGGTAGACTACGCTAGACAGCATGGTTCATTAATTCTCTTTGATGCCGCCTATGAAGCTTATATTACCGATCCTAATTTACCCCACTCCATTTACGAAATAGATGGAGCAAAGGACTGCGCGATCGAGTTTCGTTCATTTTCCAAAAATGCTGGCTTTACAGGTACTCGTTGCGCCTTAACTGTAGTTCCGCAAAACCTAACAGGTCAAGCTACTGATGGTTCAGACGTGAAACTATGGCAACTTTGGAATCGTCGTCAATCAACTAAATTTAATGGTGTATCATACATCGTACAACGAGGAGCAGAAGCAGTTTATTCTGAAGCTGGACAAGCACAGATAAAAAAATTGATTAGCTTCTATTTAGAAAACGCTAAAATTATCCGCGAACAGCTTACAGCAGCGGGAATTCAGGTATATGGAGGGGTCAATGCTCCTTATGTCTGGGTCAAAACTCCTAACGGCTTATCAAGCTGGGATTTCTTTGATAAACTGCTGCTCAACTGTAACGTAGTTGGGACACCAGGATC
- a CDS encoding chlororespiratory reduction protein 7 has protein sequence MPDSIMYQEDGYIVLESDQVEEFMSAEELKAKLVSFLLLEEVTIPKELEQFESAELQAQHLLDHYFELDIGADKYLQWYVVRLEK, from the coding sequence ATGCCAGATTCCATCATGTATCAAGAGGATGGCTATATTGTCCTCGAATCAGACCAAGTCGAAGAATTTATGTCCGCTGAAGAATTAAAAGCGAAGCTAGTCAGTTTTTTATTACTGGAAGAAGTAACTATTCCCAAGGAATTAGAGCAGTTTGAATCAGCTGAGTTACAGGCGCAACATTTACTAGATCATTATTTTGAATTAGATATCGGTGCAGATAAATATCTCCAGTGGTATGTGGTGCGTTTGGAAAAGTAA